One Sphingomonas endolithica genomic window, CACACTGTCCCCGCAGAGCCGGGGGGCAGTTGCGGCACACGCGCGGTGGGGTGCAGCGCCCGATGATGGCTGCCCTCGCTTGATGGTCGCGAAACGATCTGGCCCGGAATGCCATACCGTCTGATCCCTACCGATCCCTCGTTGGCCCTGCTTGCCATGGCACCCCCTTGGCGACCAACGCATCCATCGTCGGCGCGACGCAGCTGCGCATTTCGTCTACCGTCTTCACCTTTGGGACGCAGGCAATAACCGCGTCGCAAACGGCTGCGTCCAGCGTGGGGTCGCCGCTGCGACGTTTGAAGATGCATCGGGTGACGCCGGTCGCGCGGTCGCGCTTCGTCGTCATGCGTAGCCGCTTAAGCCGCTCCATGCGCTGCCCGACCACGACGATATCGTTGAGTGCGGCCGGTGGAGGTGCCGCCTGCGCCGCAAGGAGCATTGTCAGAAGGATCATTGACGCCGACCAAACGTGTGCACGAGACGCAGCCCGAGATTGTCGATCCCAGGATTCTGTTTTGAGAACAGCTGGCGGTGGCTGAAATGCTCCCACGTCGCCTCGACTGCCCAGCCCGGATTCAGGCGCACGCCCAACGACGCATTGGGATTGAACAGAAGCTGCGAACCAAACGCGGTGCGCGTGCGATAGATGTGATATCGCCGCCGGGCCTCGCCGATCGGCAGGGTGGGGTCGAACGGATCAGGGGTGAAGCGATAGCCGTCGTGGATGGTCAGCCCAATCCCGACCTGCCCATACATCCGGCCGTGGAGGACGTGCTGCCGCCATTCCGCGCCCACGCTGGCGAAACTGGTGCGGCCAGCGGTGTTGACCTGCACCTTGCCGGTCAGCCGCGGCTTTAGCGCCCAGGGTAACGGGGCGCTGCGATAGACAAGCTGGACGTCGACCGTGCCATCCTCCTCGCCGCCTTCATATATTTGCCCGGCCGGCAGATCGGGAAATACCAACTCGTCGCCCAACGGATGAAAGTTCGAGCCGTGCTCAAGCAGCCCGATAGCGACCTCCGATCCGGCCCATCGCGACGTCCGGTCTCGCGGTGGAGCATTGTCTTGCGCCATAGCGCAGGTGGAGGCGAGCGCCATTACAGCGCCAACGGCGCTCTTTTTCCAACACATCATGTGTCCCCCCTTGCGAAGGGCCGTCGCACCGACGATGACAATGGTGTATTCTGGCAAGTAATTTTCGTCAAACAGAAAGAATATGATGAGTGACAGCTATTCTCTTCCTTCCGGGAAGGCGCGTGTCTGCCGCATCGCAGGGATCGTATTCCTTCTAGTGGCGACGATGTGGGGAGTGGCGACGGTGGCGCAGTCGATCGTGCCGGGCTGGTCGATTTCGTGCGGCAACCAGCAGGGATGTCGCCAAGGTGCCGATCTCATCGGTTTGTTACCGGTCGCCGAACAAGCCTCGGTTTCCGGTGACCCCGCGGCGCACGCGCGCTTTGCCGCCTATGTTGGCCAGCCATCCGTGCGACTAGGTCTGGCAGGTCTGAGCCTGTTCGACGAGGGTTTCCTGGTCTTCCTGTTCGTGGCCGTCGGATTGACCTTGCGCCGGCTTGGAGGACGCGGCGGGCCTGTGCTGGCGCGTGCCTTGCCTTGGCTCAGGCGTGGAGCGCTCTCCGCGGTACTGTGGGCAGTTGCGCAGCCGCTGACTGACAGCTTGCAGGCGATGCTGCTGTTCCCGGGCACGCCCAGCGGTGCCTCTTGGTATATCGCGCTCGATCTGACCGTTGCCGGGCCGGCGCTGTTGCTGGCAATCGCGGCCTACGCCACCGCGTGGGCGTTGGAGGCGGGGATGCGAGCCGAGCGCGACCTGGCCGACTTCGTCTGATGCCCGTCATCGTCAACCTGGACGTGATGCTGGCCCGCCGCAAGGTGCGCTCCAAGGAACTCGCCGAGGCCATCGGGATCACCGAATCGAACTTGTCGTTGCTCAAGTCGGGCAAGGTCAAGGGTGTGCGCTTCTCCACCCTTGCCGCGATTTGCCGTTATCTTGACTGTGCGCCGGGCGACATCTTGGCTTACGAGATTTCGGATGACGATCTTCGCCCAGGTGACGGCGAGTAAGACGCGCTCACGCGATTTTCGAACCACCATCGCTTTTTCGGGACGGCATCCATCGCCTACGTCAGGCTGCCGATGTTCAACCCCTTCACCGACCCACTCCCCCAAACGCCCTCCTCAGACCATCACCTGCTCGCCCAGCTCCAGCACCTTGCCCGGCGGGATCTTCAGGAAATCGGTCGGGTCGCTCGCGTTGCGCTGCAGGAACATGAACAGATGGTCTTGCCATAGCGGCATGCCTTCC contains:
- a CDS encoding acyloxyacyl hydrolase, translated to MPEYTIVIVGATALRKGGHMMCWKKSAVGAVMALASTCAMAQDNAPPRDRTSRWAGSEVAIGLLEHGSNFHPLGDELVFPDLPAGQIYEGGEEDGTVDVQLVYRSAPLPWALKPRLTGKVQVNTAGRTSFASVGAEWRQHVLHGRMYGQVGIGLTIHDGYRFTPDPFDPTLPIGEARRRYHIYRTRTAFGSQLLFNPNASLGVRLNPGWAVEATWEHFSHRQLFSKQNPGIDNLGLRLVHTFGRRQ
- a CDS encoding helix-turn-helix domain-containing protein — protein: MPVIVNLDVMLARRKVRSKELAEAIGITESNLSLLKSGKVKGVRFSTLAAICRYLDCAPGDILAYEISDDDLRPGDGE